The Urbifossiella limnaea genome has a window encoding:
- a CDS encoding CehA/McbA family metallohydrolase domain-containing protein, whose protein sequence is MLTVHIRVNDAGTGRPTPVRLRVSAPDGTNYAPLGRFADFPHGVNEDVGGGLRLGREAWFAIDGACEIPLPAGVPLRVQATKGPEYRALDTAVSLGAGQMALRFAVERWYDRRVDGWVSGDGRCLFLPPHAALLEAAAEDVDVVNLLAAVQPYPSIDGTAYRTVPNLAAFSGQAPALESDGRLVVVNTLNDHPALGTVGLLHSHRPVFPLTFGGEDPDDWGVCDWCDQCHRKNGLTVWVEAFQRHSGLVGGEALVAAILGKIDAIEVTGSSRSAVLPWLYRLWSAGVPVPLVGASGKNSNRAPLGVQRTYAKPAAPGYTGWVEAVRGGRSFVTAGPILSLSVEGGRARAEARSLSLFDRLELVADGTVIGAVTPQPDGRCVAAELDAAVGGVGWVAARCTPTTGPGFAHTSPIRLDPTRTDATAARSLRLLLDSTAEWAEAAGRYENPKRKQTLLDRCAEAHAVLTTHG, encoded by the coding sequence ATGCTCACCGTTCACATCCGCGTCAATGACGCAGGCACGGGTCGGCCGACGCCCGTACGCCTCCGGGTGTCTGCGCCGGACGGCACGAACTATGCCCCGCTCGGCCGCTTTGCGGACTTCCCCCACGGCGTCAACGAGGACGTCGGTGGCGGGCTGCGGCTCGGTCGAGAGGCCTGGTTCGCGATCGACGGCGCCTGCGAAATCCCGCTGCCTGCCGGCGTCCCACTCCGCGTTCAGGCGACGAAGGGGCCGGAGTACCGTGCTCTCGACACCGCAGTGAGCTTGGGTGCCGGGCAGATGGCGCTCCGCTTCGCTGTCGAGCGCTGGTACGACCGACGTGTCGACGGCTGGGTGAGCGGCGACGGCCGCTGTCTATTCCTGCCGCCCCATGCGGCACTGCTCGAAGCCGCGGCCGAGGACGTGGACGTCGTCAACCTGCTGGCCGCGGTTCAGCCCTACCCCAGCATCGACGGCACGGCGTACCGTACCGTGCCGAACCTCGCCGCGTTCAGTGGCCAGGCTCCGGCGCTCGAATCCGACGGTCGGCTCGTCGTGGTCAACACGTTGAACGACCACCCGGCGCTCGGTACCGTCGGGCTACTGCACTCGCACCGCCCAGTCTTCCCGCTCACGTTCGGGGGCGAGGACCCAGACGACTGGGGCGTCTGCGACTGGTGCGATCAGTGCCACCGTAAGAACGGCCTGACGGTGTGGGTCGAGGCGTTCCAGCGGCACTCGGGGCTCGTAGGCGGCGAGGCACTCGTCGCGGCGATCCTCGGCAAGATCGACGCCATCGAGGTGACAGGGAGTTCGCGCTCGGCCGTGTTGCCGTGGCTCTACCGGCTCTGGTCGGCTGGCGTGCCGGTTCCGCTGGTCGGTGCGAGTGGCAAGAACAGCAACCGCGCCCCACTCGGGGTGCAACGCACCTACGCGAAGCCGGCCGCGCCCGGGTACACTGGGTGGGTGGAAGCCGTCCGCGGTGGCCGCTCGTTCGTGACCGCGGGGCCGATCCTGTCACTGTCCGTCGAAGGCGGCCGTGCCCGCGCCGAGGCGCGGTCGCTATCTCTTTTCGATCGGCTGGAGTTGGTCGCGGACGGGACGGTGATTGGTGCGGTCACACCACAGCCCGACGGGCGCTGCGTCGCCGCCGAACTCGACGCGGCGGTTGGTGGAGTGGGCTGGGTCGCGGCGCGGTGCACTCCGACGACCGGACCGGGTTTCGCGCACACATCGCCGATTCGCCTCGACCCCACACGCACTGATGCAACCGCGGCCCGAAGTCTTCGACTACTATTGGATTCGACAGCCGAGTGGGCGGAGGCCGCGGGGCGGTACGAGAACCCGAAGCGGAAGCAGACGCTACTCGATCGTTGCGCGGAAGCTCACGCTGTTCTCACGACACACGGCTGA
- a CDS encoding sugar phosphate isomerase/epimerase family protein: MFLLSAFADEISPDPRVQVSVLKDCRVRFIEFRSIFHTNVLALSDEQVREFKKLLDDEGIGLSAIGSPVGKYPVDADFSPHLDKLKRAIELCGVFGTPNIRVFSFYPPGNDVAFDPSAWPTHRDEVIRRMAAMAELAAKSKVVLLHENEHRIYGDSPERVRDVLTTVNSPVLRAAYDAANYAYCGYDPVAGWEQTKAWTTHLHIKDWYAGGHDAGHKWGVLAGHGDGKIAHSIRDAVSRGYHGFAVMEPHLRGGGPTGGVTGPDLFPPAVEAFRAILRDCDGQEG, translated from the coding sequence ATGTTCCTCCTGAGCGCGTTCGCCGACGAAATCTCGCCCGACCCGCGAGTGCAGGTGTCGGTCCTCAAGGACTGCCGGGTGCGGTTCATCGAGTTCCGTTCGATCTTCCACACAAACGTGCTCGCGCTGTCCGACGAGCAGGTCCGCGAGTTCAAGAAGCTGCTCGACGACGAGGGGATCGGCCTGTCCGCGATCGGCTCGCCCGTCGGTAAGTACCCCGTGGACGCCGACTTCTCCCCGCACCTCGACAAACTCAAGCGGGCGATCGAACTGTGCGGTGTGTTCGGCACCCCGAACATTCGTGTGTTCAGCTTTTACCCGCCGGGGAACGACGTCGCGTTCGACCCCTCCGCGTGGCCAACCCACCGCGACGAGGTGATTCGCCGCATGGCCGCGATGGCCGAGCTCGCGGCGAAGTCGAAGGTGGTGCTTCTCCACGAGAACGAGCACCGCATCTACGGCGACTCGCCTGAACGTGTCCGCGACGTGCTGACGACGGTGAACAGCCCGGTCCTGCGCGCTGCGTACGACGCAGCCAACTACGCCTACTGTGGGTACGACCCGGTCGCCGGCTGGGAGCAGACGAAGGCGTGGACTACCCACCTGCACATCAAGGACTGGTACGCCGGTGGTCACGACGCGGGCCACAAGTGGGGCGTCCTCGCGGGCCACGGCGACGGCAAAATCGCCCACAGCATTCGCGACGCGGTGTCGCGCGGCTACCACGGTTTCGCCGTGATGGAGCCGCACCTCCGCGGCGGCGGCCCGACCGGCGGCGTGACCGGGCCAGACCTGTTCCCGCCGGCCGTGGAAGCGTTCCGCGCGATCCTCCGCGACTGTGACGGGCAGGAAGGCTGA
- a CDS encoding YceI family protein: protein MSRVLLAGAFAMLFGTQASATDFPLTGSNTKVEFVGTKPGGKHTGGFSNLDGKATVEGTEPVSLKIDVTIDTDSLYSDDTKLTAHLKAPDFFSVKDYPKATFKSTKVEKTAAGYAITGDLTLLGKTKGVTMPATVTAGADALTLKSEFRINKTDWGMTYGKGKIDDEVTLKVSVTAKK from the coding sequence ATGTCCCGCGTCCTGCTCGCCGGCGCCTTTGCCATGCTGTTCGGCACTCAGGCGTCCGCCACCGACTTCCCGTTGACCGGTAGCAACACGAAAGTCGAGTTCGTCGGCACCAAGCCTGGGGGTAAGCACACCGGCGGCTTCTCCAATCTCGACGGTAAGGCCACCGTCGAGGGGACCGAGCCGGTGTCACTCAAGATCGACGTGACGATCGACACCGATTCATTGTACAGCGACGACACCAAGCTGACGGCCCACCTCAAGGCGCCGGACTTCTTCTCGGTGAAGGACTACCCGAAAGCCACGTTCAAGAGCACGAAGGTGGAGAAGACCGCGGCCGGCTATGCAATTACCGGCGACCTGACGCTGCTGGGGAAGACGAAGGGCGTGACCATGCCGGCGACGGTGACGGCGGGTGCGGACGCGCTGACACTCAAGAGCGAATTTCGCATCAACAAGACGGATTGGGGCATGACCTACGGCAAGGGGAAGATTGACGACGAGGTGACGCTCAAGGTGAGCGTGACCGCGAAGAAGTAA
- a CDS encoding serine/threonine protein kinase, translating into MIGRIFLGRYEAKRLLGEGGMGRVYLARQLDLGREVVIKVMHDHIATDPKFCDRFQRETLLMARFHHPGAVTLYDASLTDGNGPCIVMEYVKGVNLETLLARNGRMNAPRVGRILGELCEVLQAAHEEGIIHRDLKPANLMIVDPDTPRERIKVMDFGLAKLIEADHARKVTDTNVDFAVGTPGYIAPEQVRGEEMDHRGDLYSVGVMMYELLTGRLPFSGPNSMDILLAHATEPPPTFAEIGLKGWVPREIEQLVMQCLAKDPDDRPQSGRELADRFDTALARAQERVDSNPGRPGLPDSRPSGSRPGTPLPGGVAAAVLEVPRSTARENAVLPFQLEAWLPERIAIMKLRGFVHDADGEVVESLPGLVRVRLGGRAGAGGGPLSWFGMRKAGSPLDVELHLRHADPTQPSRLTVDVLFRPAHPTQLADTAWKLRCNAVFVELRSYLMGRS; encoded by the coding sequence ATGATCGGCCGGATTTTCCTGGGTCGGTACGAGGCCAAGCGGCTCCTCGGCGAGGGGGGCATGGGCCGCGTTTACCTGGCCCGCCAGCTCGACCTCGGCCGCGAGGTCGTCATCAAGGTGATGCACGACCACATCGCCACCGACCCCAAGTTCTGCGACCGGTTCCAGCGCGAAACCCTTCTGATGGCCCGGTTCCACCACCCGGGCGCCGTCACCCTCTACGACGCAAGCCTGACAGACGGCAACGGGCCGTGCATTGTGATGGAGTACGTTAAGGGCGTGAACCTGGAGACACTTCTGGCGCGGAACGGGCGGATGAACGCGCCGCGCGTCGGCCGCATCCTCGGCGAGCTCTGCGAGGTGCTCCAGGCGGCACACGAAGAAGGGATCATCCACCGCGACCTGAAGCCGGCCAACCTGATGATCGTGGACCCCGACACGCCGCGCGAGCGGATCAAGGTCATGGACTTCGGCCTCGCCAAACTCATCGAGGCCGATCACGCCCGGAAGGTGACCGACACGAACGTCGACTTCGCCGTCGGCACGCCGGGGTACATTGCGCCGGAGCAGGTCCGTGGCGAGGAAATGGACCACCGCGGAGACCTGTACTCGGTCGGCGTGATGATGTACGAGCTCCTCACCGGCCGGCTGCCGTTCAGCGGACCGAACAGCATGGACATCCTGCTGGCACACGCGACCGAGCCGCCGCCGACGTTCGCCGAGATCGGCCTGAAGGGCTGGGTGCCTCGTGAGATCGAACAGCTCGTGATGCAGTGCCTGGCCAAAGACCCCGACGACCGCCCGCAGTCCGGTCGGGAACTTGCCGATCGGTTCGACACCGCACTCGCCCGCGCGCAGGAACGCGTGGACTCCAATCCCGGTCGGCCGGGGCTGCCCGACAGCCGTCCCTCCGGCTCGCGGCCGGGCACGCCGTTGCCGGGTGGCGTCGCCGCGGCAGTGCTCGAGGTGCCGCGCTCGACGGCCCGCGAGAACGCCGTGCTTCCCTTCCAGCTCGAAGCCTGGCTACCGGAGCGGATCGCCATCATGAAACTGCGCGGGTTCGTTCACGACGCCGACGGCGAAGTCGTGGAGAGCCTGCCCGGGCTGGTCCGCGTCCGACTCGGCGGGCGGGCCGGGGCCGGGGGCGGGCCGCTGTCGTGGTTCGGCATGCGCAAGGCTGGCTCGCCGCTCGACGTGGAACTCCACCTCCGACACGCCGACCCCACGCAACCGAGCCGGCTGACGGTCGATGTGCTTTTCCGCCCGGCCCACCCGACGCAGTTGGCCGACACGGCTTGGAAGCTGCGCTGCAACGCCGTCTTCGTCGAGCTTCGCTCCTACCTCATGGGACGCAGCTGA
- a CDS encoding homoserine dehydrogenase, which yields MAEPLGVGLVGCGTVGTGVARLLLEQPDRLARRAGRPLDLCRVAVRHPEKPREVALPPGVVTADPAAVIADPRVDVVVELIGGTTVARRVVLDALAAGKHVVTANKALLAEAGGEVFEAARAAGRTVCFEAAVAGGVPIIRALGESLAANQVTAIQGILNGTSNFILTSMAERGMSYPAALAEAQRLGYAEADPTLDVDGSDAAHKLAVLAQIAFGVSARPEQIERRGIDTLDAQDIRFAGELGYTIKLLAEAWTGESTTGGREVALHVAPVLLRRTDLLAQVRGAFNAISVHGDVVGETLYQGPGAGMMPTASSVVADLIDLAVGRAQATFAAARLWSREGKGFVVEPVERVRSRFYLRLTVADRPGVLADITRILADEGISISSVVQHEAGEGATEPVPLVILTHTAETGRFRAALRKMATLSAVSAPPVSYAMGD from the coding sequence ATGGCGGAGCCGCTCGGCGTCGGGTTGGTCGGGTGCGGGACGGTCGGCACCGGCGTCGCCAGACTGCTACTCGAACAGCCGGACCGCCTGGCCCGCCGCGCCGGTCGGCCGTTGGATCTCTGTCGGGTCGCCGTCCGCCATCCCGAGAAGCCGCGTGAGGTCGCCCTGCCACCGGGCGTGGTCACAGCCGATCCTGCGGCCGTGATCGCCGATCCCAGGGTGGACGTGGTGGTCGAGTTGATCGGCGGGACGACCGTCGCCCGGCGCGTCGTGCTGGACGCGCTCGCGGCCGGCAAGCACGTCGTGACTGCAAACAAGGCGCTGCTCGCGGAGGCCGGTGGCGAGGTGTTCGAGGCGGCGCGGGCCGCCGGGCGGACGGTGTGCTTCGAGGCCGCGGTCGCCGGCGGCGTGCCGATCATCCGGGCGCTCGGCGAGAGTTTGGCCGCCAACCAGGTCACGGCCATCCAGGGCATTCTGAATGGCACGTCGAACTTCATCCTGACGAGCATGGCCGAGCGCGGCATGTCCTACCCGGCGGCGCTCGCCGAGGCCCAGCGCCTCGGCTACGCCGAGGCCGACCCGACGCTCGACGTGGACGGCAGCGACGCCGCCCACAAACTGGCCGTTCTCGCGCAAATCGCCTTCGGCGTGTCCGCCCGGCCGGAACAGATCGAGCGCCGCGGGATCGACACGCTCGACGCACAGGACATCCGCTTCGCCGGCGAACTCGGCTACACCATCAAGTTGCTCGCCGAGGCTTGGACCGGCGAGAGCACGACAGGCGGCCGCGAAGTCGCGCTGCACGTCGCCCCTGTGCTACTACGGCGGACCGATTTGCTCGCTCAGGTGAGAGGGGCGTTCAACGCCATCTCGGTCCACGGCGACGTGGTCGGCGAGACGCTTTATCAGGGGCCGGGCGCCGGTATGATGCCGACCGCCAGCTCGGTCGTCGCCGACCTGATCGACCTGGCGGTCGGCCGCGCTCAGGCCACGTTCGCGGCGGCGCGACTGTGGTCACGCGAGGGGAAGGGGTTCGTGGTCGAGCCGGTCGAGCGGGTGCGGAGCCGGTTCTACCTACGGCTGACCGTCGCCGACCGGCCGGGTGTCCTGGCCGACATCACTCGCATCCTCGCCGACGAGGGGATCAGCATTTCGAGCGTCGTCCAGCACGAGGCGGGCGAAGGGGCCACGGAGCCGGTGCCGCTCGTCATCCTCACGCACACCGCCGAGACTGGGCGGTTCCGCGCCGCACTGCGAAAGATGGCAACCCTGTCGGCCGTGTCGGCGCCGCCCGTGTCATACGCGATGGGTGACTGA
- the ppc gene encoding phosphoenolpyruvate carboxylase — protein sequence MQAAAQKALGSDIRLLGDLLGYAIRRLAGEDAYQLVEEVRGAAKELRANPSLDEARRLRDRLGQLDLSALRGLIRAFSVFFDLINLAEQQARVRALRTRGGGGSESAEAAIRLIRDRGTAVGELADHLARAIVVPVFTAHPSEARRRTVLEKLAALAGHLDRLELGPPSVAGQADTLRAVAEEVESYWLTDTVRAARPTVLDEVKQVLGLVETRLLDVVPRVYRRVEAALNRVYPGADRPVPAFLRFGSWIGGDRDGHPNVTHSVTADAVRLGQETILRHYLTRVDELGRRLSHSDRFAAVGPELRESVAADRLLLKVAAETRDHEPYRAKCLLIAEKLRRTLDYVRTHAPDWAAEFAPPAGVYLGRDGLLADLRVIESDLRRSGATAAADGAVKDFVRLVDVFGVHLLTLDLRQHSGRHEQAVAEVFRAAGVCANYLDLSADERFDALAAELAGTRPLIPARLAYSADACEVIQTFRTMVAVLEQQSPDALGTYIISSTTTPAHLLEVLLLAREAGLYRPADGVSRIDIVPLFEALEPLQTAKAILAKLFALPVYRRQLDLRGRLQEVMIGYSDSNKESGFLQSAWALYRAQEDLTELGRAEGIAVQFFHGRGGAVGRGGGPANRAILAQPPGTVDGRLRVTEQGEMIADRYGHSAIAERHLEQVVNAVLRTSFPDDASRPEPAWVEALDGLATAARRHYREFVYDDPEFLPYFEQATCVGEIAELKIGSRPARRSATRSIEQLRAIPWVFSWMQSRHTLPGWFGLGSAVREFLAARPAGLAMLREMYRRWPFWTTLIDNAQMILAKADLVIARLYADLVDDSALAARVYGRIEAEYRATADAVCSITEQATLLERTPILKTSIERRNPYVDPLSFIQLVLLKRLRAGDGPREELVTAVLESINGVASGLKNTG from the coding sequence ATGCAGGCGGCGGCACAGAAGGCCCTGGGCTCCGACATCCGCCTCCTCGGCGACCTCCTCGGCTACGCCATCCGTCGGCTTGCCGGCGAGGACGCCTACCAGCTCGTAGAGGAGGTCCGCGGTGCTGCCAAGGAGCTGCGGGCGAACCCCTCCCTCGACGAAGCCCGCCGCCTCCGCGACCGGTTAGGACAACTCGACCTGTCGGCGCTGCGGGGGCTCATCCGCGCGTTCAGCGTCTTCTTCGATCTCATCAACCTCGCCGAACAGCAGGCCCGGGTGCGGGCGTTACGCACCCGCGGCGGCGGCGGTTCCGAGTCCGCCGAGGCGGCGATCAGGCTCATCCGCGACCGCGGCACCGCCGTCGGCGAGCTGGCCGACCACCTGGCTCGCGCCATCGTCGTGCCGGTGTTCACGGCACACCCGAGTGAGGCACGACGGCGAACGGTACTGGAAAAGCTCGCCGCCCTCGCCGGCCATCTGGATCGACTCGAACTCGGCCCGCCGTCGGTAGCCGGGCAGGCGGACACGCTCCGCGCCGTCGCCGAGGAGGTGGAATCGTACTGGCTCACCGACACCGTCCGCGCCGCCCGCCCGACCGTGCTCGACGAGGTGAAGCAGGTGCTCGGCCTCGTCGAAACGCGATTGCTGGACGTGGTGCCGCGCGTCTACCGCCGTGTGGAGGCGGCGCTGAACCGCGTGTACCCCGGGGCCGATCGACCGGTGCCGGCGTTCCTCCGCTTCGGGTCGTGGATCGGTGGCGACCGCGACGGGCACCCGAACGTGACGCACTCCGTCACCGCCGACGCGGTTCGCCTCGGGCAGGAGACGATCCTCCGCCACTACCTCACCCGCGTCGACGAACTCGGCCGCCGGCTCAGCCACTCGGACCGCTTCGCCGCCGTCGGCCCCGAGTTGCGGGAATCGGTCGCTGCCGACCGGCTACTGTTGAAGGTGGCAGCCGAGACTCGGGATCACGAGCCCTACCGGGCCAAGTGCCTTCTCATCGCGGAGAAGCTGCGGCGGACGCTCGACTACGTCCGCACGCACGCCCCCGACTGGGCCGCCGAGTTTGCTCCGCCCGCCGGCGTGTACCTCGGCCGCGACGGGCTCCTCGCCGACCTACGTGTCATCGAATCCGACCTGCGCCGCTCCGGCGCCACGGCCGCGGCCGACGGTGCGGTCAAGGACTTCGTCCGCCTCGTGGACGTGTTCGGCGTCCACCTGCTGACGCTCGATCTGCGGCAGCACAGCGGGCGGCACGAGCAAGCCGTCGCCGAGGTGTTCCGCGCCGCCGGCGTGTGTGCGAACTACCTCGACCTGTCGGCCGACGAGAGGTTCGACGCCCTCGCCGCGGAACTGGCCGGAACCCGGCCGCTGATCCCGGCACGGCTGGCGTACTCGGCCGACGCGTGCGAAGTGATCCAGACCTTCCGCACGATGGTCGCTGTACTGGAGCAGCAGTCGCCGGACGCGCTCGGCACCTACATCATCAGTTCGACCACAACCCCCGCGCACCTCCTCGAAGTGCTGCTACTGGCCCGCGAGGCAGGGCTGTACCGACCCGCCGATGGCGTCAGCCGAATCGACATCGTGCCGCTCTTCGAGGCGCTTGAGCCGCTCCAGACCGCGAAAGCGATACTCGCGAAGCTGTTCGCGCTTCCGGTGTACCGGCGGCAGCTCGACCTGCGAGGCCGGCTCCAGGAGGTGATGATCGGGTATTCGGACAGCAACAAGGAGAGCGGCTTCCTTCAGTCGGCGTGGGCGCTGTACCGTGCGCAGGAGGATCTCACCGAGCTCGGCCGTGCCGAGGGAATAGCGGTTCAGTTCTTCCACGGCCGTGGCGGGGCGGTCGGCCGCGGCGGCGGCCCTGCCAACCGCGCGATCCTCGCGCAGCCGCCGGGCACGGTCGATGGTCGGTTGCGGGTGACGGAGCAGGGCGAGATGATCGCCGACCGCTACGGGCACTCGGCGATCGCGGAGCGACACCTCGAACAGGTCGTAAACGCGGTGCTGCGCACGAGCTTCCCCGACGACGCGTCCCGCCCCGAGCCGGCGTGGGTGGAGGCGCTCGACGGCCTCGCCACCGCCGCCCGCCGGCACTATCGGGAGTTCGTTTACGACGACCCCGAGTTCCTGCCGTACTTCGAGCAGGCTACGTGCGTCGGCGAGATCGCCGAGCTAAAAATCGGCTCGCGACCCGCGCGCCGTAGTGCCACGCGGTCGATCGAGCAACTGCGGGCGATCCCGTGGGTGTTCAGCTGGATGCAGAGTCGACACACGCTGCCGGGGTGGTTCGGGCTCGGGTCGGCCGTGAGGGAGTTCCTCGCCGCCCGCCCGGCCGGGCTTGCGATGCTCCGCGAGATGTACCGGCGCTGGCCGTTCTGGACGACGCTCATCGACAACGCCCAGATGATCCTGGCGAAGGCCGACCTGGTGATCGCCCGACTCTACGCCGACCTCGTGGACGATTCGGCTCTGGCGGCCCGGGTCTACGGCCGCATCGAGGCCGAGTACCGCGCCACCGCGGACGCCGTGTGCAGCATCACGGAGCAAGCAACCTTGCTGGAACGGACACCGATTCTGAAGACGTCGATCGAACGCCGCAACCCTTACGTAGACCCGCTGAGCTTCATCCAGTTGGTGCTGCTTAAGCGGTTGCGGGCCGGGGACGGGCCGCGGGAGGAGTTGGTGACGGCGGTGCTGGAAAGCATCAACGGCGTAGCTAGCGGGTTGAAGAACACCGGGTGA
- a CDS encoding AAA family ATPase produces MPANPAPDDLSLADLQAEADALRTRINRFRESLGRFFVNKQEIIDLMVVAAVAQEPLLLVGPPGTAKSDLILKFKDALGIEEADYFEYMLTRFTEPSEIIGAIDIQELRAGRYIRKKEGKLPTARLVFLDEIFKSNSAILNILLTIINEKKFYQEGKPEPVPLRVLFAATNEVPEQGELAALKDRFVLKVQSRSVQDDHFTELIDAGLRAEAYRGLNQKPWAEGHCSLDDLLKANRYLTLLFARRTGDGRGEEQTDRQLFFPADVFREFQRLVKTLVREDKVFISDRKLVKLYKLFRVRAWVFGGGTVSRDDLRLLTYLGETHQEIDHLREKVPQLLGDV; encoded by the coding sequence ATGCCCGCAAACCCCGCCCCTGACGACCTCTCGCTGGCCGACCTCCAGGCCGAGGCCGACGCCCTCCGCACCCGGATCAACCGGTTCCGCGAGTCGCTCGGTCGGTTCTTCGTGAACAAACAGGAGATCATCGACCTGATGGTCGTCGCCGCCGTGGCCCAGGAACCGCTGCTGCTCGTAGGCCCGCCCGGCACCGCCAAGAGTGACCTGATCCTCAAGTTCAAGGACGCTCTCGGCATCGAGGAGGCCGACTACTTCGAGTACATGCTGACGCGGTTCACCGAGCCGAGCGAGATCATCGGCGCCATCGACATCCAGGAGTTGCGCGCCGGCCGCTACATCCGCAAGAAGGAGGGGAAGCTGCCGACCGCGCGGCTGGTCTTCCTCGACGAGATCTTCAAGAGCAACTCCGCGATCCTGAACATCCTGCTGACGATCATCAACGAGAAGAAGTTCTACCAGGAGGGGAAGCCGGAGCCGGTGCCATTGCGGGTACTGTTCGCGGCCACGAACGAGGTACCCGAACAGGGCGAACTGGCGGCGCTGAAGGACCGGTTCGTACTGAAGGTGCAGAGCCGCTCGGTGCAGGACGACCACTTCACCGAGCTGATCGACGCCGGGCTGCGGGCGGAGGCGTACCGCGGGCTGAACCAGAAGCCCTGGGCCGAGGGGCACTGCTCGCTCGACGACCTGCTGAAGGCGAACCGCTACCTGACGCTCCTGTTCGCCCGCCGCACCGGCGACGGCCGCGGCGAGGAGCAGACCGACCGGCAGCTGTTCTTCCCGGCCGACGTGTTCCGTGAGTTCCAGCGGCTGGTGAAGACGCTGGTCCGAGAGGACAAGGTGTTCATCTCCGACCGCAAGTTGGTGAAGCTGTACAAACTGTTCCGCGTGCGGGCCTGGGTGTTCGGCGGCGGCACCGTGAGCCGCGACGACCTGCGGCTACTGACGTACCTGGGCGAGACCCACCAGGAGATTGATCACCTCCGCGAGAAGGTGCCGCAGCTGCTTGGCGACGTGTGA
- a CDS encoding YybH family protein: MTRAAVAALLMCVAPAVADPPSPPAAADEAAVRKVLTAQVEAWNKGDLAGFMAGYWNDERMTYISGAKSVRGWKALHERYRVAYQGEGKEMGKLSFSDLDSEAVGSGAVLVRGKWEVTVGKDAVGGWFTLLFRKLPEGWKITHDHTSK; encoded by the coding sequence GTGACCCGCGCTGCCGTCGCCGCCCTACTGATGTGTGTCGCCCCCGCCGTCGCCGACCCGCCGAGCCCGCCCGCCGCGGCTGACGAGGCCGCGGTGCGGAAGGTGCTCACCGCTCAGGTCGAAGCCTGGAACAAGGGCGACCTGGCCGGGTTCATGGCCGGCTACTGGAACGACGAGCGGATGACGTACATCTCGGGGGCGAAGTCGGTCCGCGGCTGGAAGGCGCTGCACGAGCGCTACCGGGTGGCGTATCAGGGCGAGGGGAAGGAGATGGGAAAGCTGTCGTTCTCCGACCTGGACAGCGAGGCGGTCGGCAGTGGGGCGGTGCTGGTCCGAGGCAAGTGGGAGGTGACCGTGGGCAAAGACGCCGTTGGTGGCTGGTTCACGCTGCTGTTCCGCAAGCTGCCGGAGGGGTGGAAGATCACCCACGACCACACCTCGAAGTAA
- a CDS encoding 4'-phosphopantetheinyl transferase family protein, producing the protein MRARVRPCPADPVTEAPGVGECHVWVIDLNCPPVAADLLASLLTEDERARAERYRVKEVRDQFTLARGALRRLLGGYLDLAPQRVPIVVAAGGKPELASGGLHFNLTHTPGLALVAVAGVRVGVDAEKRRTIPDADGLVKRFFSPAERAVYHDLSAAVRPDAFYRGWVCKEAVIKAAGATMHVLDAFDVELDPARPAAVLAARHPQLAGSAWAVADWCPAPGYSAAVAVEDDSVELV; encoded by the coding sequence ATGCGCGCCCGCGTCCGCCCCTGCCCCGCCGATCCTGTAACCGAAGCGCCCGGTGTCGGCGAGTGCCACGTTTGGGTGATCGACCTGAACTGCCCCCCGGTCGCCGCGGACCTTCTCGCAAGCCTGCTGACGGAAGACGAGCGGGCCCGCGCCGAGCGGTACCGCGTGAAGGAGGTGCGCGACCAGTTCACACTCGCGCGCGGGGCGCTGCGCCGGCTCCTCGGCGGTTACCTCGATTTGGCCCCACAACGAGTGCCGATTGTCGTCGCGGCCGGCGGCAAGCCGGAACTCGCCAGTGGGGGGTTGCACTTCAACCTGACACACACGCCCGGCCTGGCGCTCGTGGCGGTCGCCGGCGTGCGCGTCGGCGTAGACGCGGAAAAGCGCCGCACAATTCCCGATGCCGACGGGCTGGTGAAACGATTCTTCTCCCCGGCTGAGCGCGCCGTCTACCACGATCTGAGTGCCGCAGTGCGGCCGGACGCCTTCTACCGCGGGTGGGTGTGCAAGGAGGCGGTCATCAAGGCTGCGGGGGCGACGATGCACGTCCTCGACGCCTTCGACGTGGAACTCGACCCCGCCCGTCCCGCGGCGGTGCTGGCCGCGCGACACCCACAGTTGGCTGGCTCTGCATGGGCCGTGGCCGACTGGTGCCCCGCACCTGGATACTCGGCGGCGGTTGCGGTGGAAGACGACAGCGTGGAATTGGTGTGA